In a genomic window of Pirellulales bacterium:
- a CDS encoding FMN-binding negative transcriptional regulator: MYIPATFQGPDQTAVFDFIESHSFGILVSGKDAELKDAGLCATHLPLLLRRDVGPHGQLVGHMARANPHWRDMGGREVLVVFPGPHTYISPSWYDDSEVVPTWNYLAVHATGRCEIIDDEPTTRQVVADYVEFYEQSQPQPWQFDANADYVSKLLKQIVAFRIDITRLEAKWKLSQNHSAERRANVAQQLATSSDPEAREIGRLMRETLER, from the coding sequence ATGTACATCCCCGCGACGTTCCAAGGCCCTGACCAGACGGCCGTGTTCGATTTCATCGAGTCGCACAGCTTCGGCATCCTGGTCTCGGGCAAAGACGCTGAGTTGAAGGACGCCGGGCTGTGCGCCACGCATCTGCCGCTGCTCTTGCGGCGCGACGTTGGGCCGCATGGGCAGTTGGTCGGGCACATGGCCCGCGCCAACCCGCATTGGCGCGACATGGGCGGTCGCGAAGTGCTCGTCGTCTTCCCTGGTCCGCACACGTATATCTCGCCCTCCTGGTACGACGACAGCGAAGTCGTCCCGACCTGGAACTACCTGGCCGTCCATGCCACGGGTCGCTGCGAAATCATCGATGACGAACCGACGACCCGCCAGGTCGTAGCCGATTATGTCGAGTTCTACGAGCAGTCGCAGCCGCAGCCTTGGCAGTTCGACGCGAACGCCGATTACGTCAGCAAATTGCTCAAGCAGATCGTCGCCTTTCGCATTGATATCACGCGGCTCGAGGCGAAGTGGAAACTGAGCCAGAACCATTCCGCCGAGCGGCGCGCAAATGTGGCCCAGCAGTTGGCCACAAGCAGTGACCCCGAGGCTCGCGAAATCGGCCGGTTGATGCGCGAAACGCTAGAGCGCTGA
- a CDS encoding serine hydrolase domain-containing protein, translated as MPLPSLNGAIGYHWDNAQGLQWFRGSLAWRTTGRTDSGASNMRFEGAFSEGPMSPSKRSGHRPLLSVLVAVLVGICRIAGATEPADVDKVEGPLGQKLDEQMKKHAETGFGGALLVAKDGNVVIAKGYGLADRQKQIPFTSRTAFDIGSLTKQFTGAAIAKLESQKKLDADDKLVKYFENVPKDKSQITLFQLLTHGAGLKSDFGGDYEPATRAWIVEQAFRSKLLFSPGEGHRYANSGYSLLAAVIEQVTGQSYEAYLREQLWLPAGMKHTGYLLPKWDPNAVAHGYERKTDWGTPLDKNWAKDGPYWNLRGNGGVLSTVWDLYRWHQALLGDEVLTKKAKEKMFSRKVEVETDADVWYGYGWVLSDSSRGTKVISHNGSNGVFYSEFIRYVDEDIVYISASNRSEDASGACLEDIKDIIFP; from the coding sequence ATGCCGCTTCCGAGCCTTAATGGTGCGATTGGATATCACTGGGATAATGCTCAAGGGTTGCAATGGTTCCGAGGCTCCTTGGCTTGGCGTACCACGGGCCGCACTGATAGCGGTGCATCGAACATGCGATTCGAAGGTGCATTCTCAGAGGGACCCATGAGCCCAAGCAAGAGATCGGGCCACAGGCCGTTATTGTCCGTCCTCGTCGCTGTCTTAGTAGGGATTTGCAGAATTGCAGGAGCGACTGAGCCGGCCGACGTCGATAAGGTCGAAGGGCCGCTCGGCCAGAAGCTCGACGAGCAGATGAAAAAGCACGCCGAGACAGGATTCGGCGGCGCTCTATTAGTCGCCAAGGACGGCAACGTCGTCATTGCCAAGGGTTATGGACTCGCCGATCGACAGAAGCAGATACCGTTCACGTCGCGTACGGCATTCGACATCGGCTCCCTCACCAAACAATTCACCGGCGCCGCGATCGCCAAACTGGAGTCACAGAAGAAGCTCGACGCAGACGACAAGCTTGTCAAATATTTCGAGAATGTCCCGAAGGACAAATCGCAAATCACCCTCTTCCAGCTACTGACGCACGGCGCCGGCTTGAAGAGTGATTTCGGCGGCGACTACGAACCTGCCACGCGCGCGTGGATCGTCGAACAGGCTTTCCGGTCAAAGCTACTGTTCTCGCCCGGCGAGGGGCATCGCTACGCTAATTCTGGATACAGCCTGCTGGCGGCCGTGATCGAGCAGGTGACCGGACAATCGTACGAAGCCTACTTGCGCGAGCAACTGTGGCTGCCAGCCGGAATGAAGCATACGGGCTATCTTTTGCCGAAATGGGACCCCAACGCCGTCGCGCATGGCTACGAGAGAAAGACGGATTGGGGCACACCACTTGATAAGAACTGGGCGAAGGACGGTCCCTACTGGAACCTGCGCGGAAATGGCGGCGTGCTTTCGACCGTCTGGGACTTGTATCGCTGGCACCAGGCGCTGCTGGGTGACGAAGTGCTCACGAAGAAAGCAAAGGAAAAAATGTTCTCGCGCAAGGTCGAGGTGGAGACCGATGCAGACGTCTGGTACGGCTACGGTTGGGTGCTGAGCGATTCTTCACGCGGTACAAAGGTCATCTCGCACAACGGCAGCAATGGCGTGTTTTATTCGGAGTTCATCCGCTACGTCGATGAAGACATCGTATACATTTCCGCCAGCAATCGCTCCGAGGATGCTTCAGGCGCCTGCCTTGAGGATATCAAAGACATCATCTTTCCGTGA
- a CDS encoding 2-isopropylmalate synthase — translation MNAEANAKRPAERTITIFDTTLRDGEQSPGASMNIPEKLEVAQALVDLGVDIIEAGFPIASPGDFEAVREIANNIRGAVICGLARSANEDIDRAWEALQGAERSRIHVFLATSAIHREFKLKMDKDEIIRRAVTSVTRAKSYCPDIEFSPEDASRTEVDFLCEVVEAAISAGATTVNIPDTVGYATPTHIGNVIRALRERVPNIDRAVISTHCHNDLGLAVANSLAAVENGAGQIECTINGIGERAGNCALEEVVMALRTRNDYYHARTGIVTERLVPTSRLVSNITGIQVQRNKAIVGRNAFAHEAGIHQDGMLKERRTYEIMRPEDVGLAKTDLVLGKHSGRAALADRAKALGYHISGEQLQTVFEQFKVLADKKKEVYDADIAALIEQEMREIPETWTIAGYRLVAESGQVPTVSLTLKRGTDEVTEEVTAGDGPFDALFHAVERITGVEVVCRDFNVHSVTIGKDAQAEVTVEVEHDRQIYRGRGVSTDSVEASVQAFLTAVNRVAAQLEREGKSPQAKVAGNV, via the coding sequence ATGAATGCCGAAGCAAACGCCAAACGGCCTGCCGAACGCACCATCACCATCTTCGACACCACGCTGCGCGACGGCGAGCAATCGCCCGGCGCCAGCATGAACATCCCCGAAAAGCTGGAGGTGGCCCAGGCCTTGGTCGACCTGGGCGTCGATATCATCGAGGCTGGCTTCCCCATCGCCTCGCCCGGCGACTTCGAAGCCGTCCGCGAAATCGCCAACAATATTCGCGGCGCCGTGATCTGCGGGCTGGCCCGCTCGGCCAACGAAGACATCGATCGCGCGTGGGAAGCCTTGCAGGGCGCCGAGCGCTCGCGGATTCACGTCTTTCTGGCCACCAGCGCCATCCATCGCGAATTCAAGCTGAAGATGGACAAGGACGAAATCATCCGCCGCGCTGTCACGTCGGTCACACGCGCCAAGAGTTACTGCCCAGATATCGAGTTCTCGCCCGAAGACGCTTCGCGGACCGAGGTCGATTTTCTGTGCGAGGTCGTCGAAGCCGCGATCTCGGCCGGGGCGACGACCGTCAACATTCCCGACACCGTCGGTTACGCCACGCCCACGCACATCGGCAACGTGATCCGCGCCCTGCGCGAGCGCGTACCGAACATCGATCGCGCCGTGATCAGCACGCATTGCCATAACGACCTGGGGCTGGCCGTGGCCAACAGCCTGGCCGCGGTCGAAAACGGCGCCGGCCAGATCGAATGCACGATCAACGGCATCGGCGAGCGGGCCGGCAACTGCGCCCTGGAAGAGGTCGTGATGGCGCTGCGTACCCGCAACGATTACTACCACGCGCGCACGGGCATCGTCACCGAGCGATTGGTGCCCACCAGCCGGCTGGTATCGAACATCACCGGCATCCAGGTGCAGCGCAACAAGGCCATCGTCGGCCGCAACGCGTTCGCCCACGAGGCCGGCATCCATCAAGACGGCATGCTGAAAGAGCGCCGCACGTACGAGATCATGCGGCCCGAGGACGTCGGCCTGGCCAAGACCGACCTCGTGCTGGGCAAGCACAGCGGACGCGCTGCTTTGGCCGATCGCGCCAAAGCCCTGGGCTATCACATAAGCGGCGAGCAACTGCAAACGGTCTTCGAGCAGTTCAAGGTGCTGGCCGACAAGAAGAAGGAAGTCTACGACGCCGACATCGCCGCGCTGATCGAACAGGAGATGCGCGAAATCCCCGAAACCTGGACCATCGCCGGCTATCGCCTGGTGGCCGAGTCGGGCCAGGTGCCCACCGTCTCGCTGACGCTGAAGCGCGGCACCGACGAAGTCACCGAAGAGGTCACCGCCGGCGATGGCCCGTTCGATGCCTTGTTTCATGCGGTCGAGAGGATCACGGGCGTCGAGGTCGTGTGCCGCGACTTCAACGTCCACAGCGTGACGATCGGCAAGGACGCCCAGGCCGAGGTCACGGTCGAGGTCGAGCACGATCGACAGATCTATCGCGGCCGCGGCGTGTCGACCGATAGCGTCGAAGCCAGCGTGCAGGCGTTTCTCACCGCTGTGAATCGCGTCGCCGCACAACTCGAGCGCGAAGGCAAATCGCCCCAGGCCAAGGTCGCCGGCAACGTGTAG
- a CDS encoding ABC transporter permease, which yields MSLLQLLSAGLAHHRRLHLAVALGVAAATAVLSGALVVGDSVRDSLRHLALDRLQRIDEILAVPRFFRAQLAGELSDQPEFQEYFSTVAPAILLEATVEDPRSQRRAMRVNILGIDDRFAELTNVERKDFAPPPPGEITLNEALAEDLGLKIGDDVIVRLPVAREVPADSALGRKTETITNLRLSVRRIVPAEGVGRFALRPNQSVPRDAFVNVADIQRILKQPGKVNALLVGGEFHNATPAEMKTAHEALQALLAPNLVDDYGLTIRQAPLGYFLLESDRMLFEPAVVAAAEESFGPLGAQPTFTYLANTIADGAREIPYSTVTGIDFDKAAPSGGFLDLGGKPVRELAADEIALNQWAADDLQAKIGDPIRLTYFEPESTHGRVSEKTVELRLAAILPLAGGADDPNLTPTLPGVTDQLSIADWNPPFPFDSQRVRPRDEEYWDHHKATPKAFVALATARKLWSSRFGDTTSLRIPEGEGRTADKLLDRFRLAPSDLGFVFQPVKLRAIEAATGTTPFQYLFLGFSFFIIVAALLLIAILFRLGVDERAGEIGLLLALGWPMRRVRRLLLAEGAVVAIAGAIVGAVIGVGYAWLMILALTTWWLAAIRTPFLHLHVNPATLVAGAIVGVLVSLVVIYRSLARLKQANVRALLSDRVTEPAGARIRESRRAPLVAGAALVAALAAGAAGTRLGDMAQAMAFLGSGALVLVALLALVVAQLRTGAAGSLVRTGRAALVWLAYSNAARNPGRSALVIGLIAAASFLIVAIGAFRLAPSTGFASGTGGFAIVAESDQPIYQDFTTDDGQTELGFSSAEQKALADAKVFSLRVASGDDASCLNLYQAQQPRVLGLPESLIERGGFAWSKSAATTPEQAADPWLLLDKRPTDTGGDGPVVPIVLDEATAMYSLHLSGVGSRYEIKDGQGEPLTTEVVGLLAGSVLQGAVLMNERDFLKYFPESSGYRFFLIETPPADEAQVQTVLEKTLGDFGFDAEPTAERLAEYYSVQNTYLSTFQSLGGLGLLLGTFGLAAVQLRNVVERRAELALLRAAGFRRALVARIVLWENALLLVAGLAIGTLAALVAVAPHLAPGGAHLPWLPIVATLALVLAAGLGAGMWAVRAALRAPVLATLRGD from the coding sequence ATGTCGCTATTGCAACTCTTGTCCGCCGGACTGGCCCACCATCGGCGGTTGCACCTGGCCGTCGCTTTGGGTGTGGCCGCGGCGACGGCCGTGCTCTCCGGCGCCCTGGTCGTGGGCGATTCGGTCCGCGACAGCCTGCGTCACCTGGCGCTCGATCGTTTGCAGCGCATCGACGAAATCCTGGCCGTGCCGCGCTTCTTTCGCGCCCAACTGGCAGGTGAATTAAGCGACCAGCCCGAATTCCAGGAGTATTTCTCGACCGTCGCCCCGGCCATCTTGCTCGAAGCCACGGTCGAGGATCCGCGGTCACAGCGCCGCGCGATGCGCGTCAACATCCTGGGCATCGACGATCGTTTTGCGGAGCTGACGAACGTCGAGAGGAAGGATTTTGCACCTCCGCCACCTGGCGAGATCACGCTGAACGAGGCCCTTGCCGAGGATCTAGGGCTCAAGATCGGCGACGACGTGATCGTGCGTCTGCCGGTCGCGCGCGAAGTGCCGGCCGATAGTGCGCTCGGGCGAAAGACCGAAACGATCACGAATCTGCGACTGTCGGTGCGGCGCATCGTGCCCGCCGAGGGCGTGGGCCGCTTCGCCTTGCGGCCGAATCAATCGGTCCCGCGCGATGCCTTCGTGAACGTGGCCGACATCCAGAGAATTCTCAAGCAGCCGGGCAAGGTGAACGCGCTGCTCGTGGGGGGCGAATTTCACAATGCCACGCCGGCCGAGATGAAGACCGCCCATGAGGCGCTCCAGGCTCTGCTCGCGCCCAACCTGGTCGACGACTACGGTCTGACGATCCGCCAGGCGCCGCTCGGCTATTTCCTGTTGGAAAGTGATCGCATGCTCTTCGAGCCAGCGGTCGTCGCGGCGGCCGAAGAATCATTCGGTCCCTTGGGCGCGCAGCCCACATTCACGTACCTGGCCAACACGATCGCCGATGGCGCGCGTGAAATTCCCTATTCGACCGTGACAGGTATCGACTTTGATAAGGCGGCACCCTCTGGCGGATTTCTCGACCTGGGGGGCAAGCCGGTGCGAGAACTCGCGGCCGACGAAATCGCGCTCAACCAGTGGGCCGCCGATGACCTGCAGGCCAAAATCGGCGACCCGATCCGCTTGACGTATTTCGAGCCTGAAAGCACCCACGGCCGTGTGAGCGAGAAAACGGTCGAGCTACGGCTGGCCGCGATCCTGCCGCTGGCCGGCGGCGCAGACGATCCCAACCTGACGCCCACGCTGCCCGGCGTGACGGACCAGCTATCGATCGCGGATTGGAATCCGCCGTTCCCGTTCGACAGCCAGCGCGTCCGCCCGCGCGACGAAGAATACTGGGACCACCACAAAGCGACGCCGAAAGCGTTCGTAGCGCTGGCCACAGCGCGCAAGTTGTGGAGCAGCCGCTTCGGCGACACGACCTCGCTGCGCATTCCGGAGGGCGAAGGACGAACGGCCGACAAGCTGCTCGACCGGTTTCGTCTCGCTCCATCTGACCTGGGTTTCGTGTTTCAGCCCGTCAAGCTGCGGGCGATCGAGGCGGCGACCGGCACGACACCGTTTCAATATCTGTTTCTCGGCTTCAGTTTTTTCATCATCGTGGCGGCGCTACTACTGATCGCGATTCTGTTTCGCTTGGGCGTCGACGAACGTGCCGGCGAAATCGGCTTGTTGCTTGCCCTCGGCTGGCCCATGCGCCGCGTTCGCCGATTGCTGTTGGCCGAAGGGGCCGTCGTGGCTATCGCGGGAGCAATTGTTGGCGCTGTGATCGGGGTCGGCTACGCGTGGCTGATGATCTTGGCCCTGACGACGTGGTGGCTGGCGGCCATACGCACGCCATTTCTGCATCTGCACGTCAATCCCGCGACGCTTGTCGCGGGCGCGATCGTGGGCGTGCTCGTTTCGCTGGTTGTCATCTACCGGTCACTGGCTCGGCTAAAGCAGGCGAACGTTCGCGCGCTGTTGTCGGATCGCGTGACGGAGCCTGCCGGAGCGCGCATTAGAGAATCGCGCCGCGCGCCGCTTGTGGCCGGCGCGGCGCTCGTGGCCGCGCTCGCCGCCGGCGCTGCAGGAACCCGCCTGGGAGATATGGCCCAGGCGATGGCTTTCCTCGGCTCAGGTGCGCTCGTGCTCGTGGCCCTTTTGGCGCTTGTCGTGGCGCAGTTGCGCACCGGCGCGGCCGGCTCGCTGGTCCGCACCGGCCGGGCCGCGCTTGTGTGGCTGGCTTACTCCAACGCGGCTCGCAATCCCGGCCGCAGCGCGCTAGTGATCGGCTTGATCGCCGCCGCCAGCTTCTTAATCGTGGCCATCGGTGCCTTTCGACTAGCACCGAGCACCGGCTTTGCGAGCGGTACCGGCGGCTTCGCAATCGTCGCCGAATCGGATCAGCCGATCTATCAAGACTTCACAACCGACGATGGTCAGACCGAGCTGGGCTTCTCGTCGGCCGAGCAAAAGGCCCTGGCTGACGCGAAAGTCTTCTCGTTGCGCGTGGCCAGTGGTGACGATGCCAGTTGCTTGAACCTCTATCAAGCACAACAGCCGCGCGTGCTGGGGCTGCCCGAGTCCTTGATCGAACGTGGCGGCTTCGCCTGGAGCAAATCGGCCGCCACCACGCCCGAGCAAGCGGCAGATCCCTGGCTGTTGCTCGATAAACGTCCCACGGATACCGGGGGCGACGGGCCCGTCGTGCCGATCGTCCTCGACGAGGCCACGGCTATGTACAGCTTGCACTTAAGTGGCGTCGGCAGCCGTTACGAGATCAAGGACGGTCAAGGCGAGCCGCTCACGACCGAGGTCGTCGGCCTACTGGCGGGCAGCGTCCTGCAAGGGGCGGTCTTGATGAACGAGCGCGACTTTCTGAAATACTTTCCCGAGTCGAGCGGCTATCGCTTCTTCCTGATCGAAACGCCACCAGCTGACGAAGCGCAGGTCCAAACCGTGCTCGAAAAGACGCTCGGTGATTTCGGCTTCGATGCCGAGCCCACCGCCGAGCGGCTGGCTGAGTACTATTCGGTGCAAAACACTTATCTCTCGACGTTTCAAAGCTTGGGAGGCCTGGGGCTATTGCTCGGCACCTTCGGACTGGCCGCGGTGCAGTTGCGCAACGTCGTCGAGCGTCGCGCCGAGCTGGCCCTGCTGCGCGCGGCCGGCTTCCGCCGCGCGCTGGTCGCGCGGATCGTGTTGTGGGAAAACGCGCTGCTGCTTGTTGCAGGCCTGGCGATCGGCACGCTCGCGGCGCTCGTGGCCGTGGCGCCGCACTTGGCGCCGGGGGGCGCGCATCTGCCCTGGCTGCCGATCGTGGCCACGCTCGCGCTAGTGCTGGCCGCGGGCCTGGGGGCCGGCATGTGGGCCGTCCGCGCCGCGCTGCGAGCGCCTGTCCTGGCGACGCTGCGCGGCGACTGA
- a CDS encoding glycosyltransferase family 87 protein, with translation MAPSFARSATAAELPAGNAREQSANERQDVGHGQDLLVRICCARFAMLIMIVVLLGMLPWAVMRAVTDQGSDVYDFVRSSRFIVVHGTRNPCTAFNRYLPSVDVAFILFTLAPLAVVATAYCLFNIGTWFALLSTVRDRLLPPRNPSVASRGTMAAALMVLVIAADGFMIGAFHVLMVWLMVAGLVHASRGRDWKGGALLGVATWIKLLPVIGVGYLLLKRKWKAALIALAVVAAIDIPLSLAAFGWQGTWHEHAAFLHGGAMGTLQDQMHGEAWIDEDRITNQSTIVVLRRLLTARAGQTSMAVADLSPQGLSIVTGCVLAGLAAGIATLLRRPGAALSQEEWAGEIALLLLGTVWFSPVVWSYHLTAVLPALAVIMAQDRYEAPKQIVTIAWIVGLALFAVPLGRAAGHMLLTSYLIGAVLLWTLSSRGQLAPMAVGLSFGLRGPRRPAHHRPRGAFATSRDSGAKSPSSATPEIFLVG, from the coding sequence ATGGCCCCCTCATTCGCGCGCTCTGCGACGGCAGCGGAATTGCCCGCCGGCAATGCGCGCGAACAATCCGCCAACGAACGGCAAGACGTGGGCCACGGCCAGGACCTGCTCGTGCGGATTTGTTGTGCCCGCTTTGCCATGCTCATCATGATCGTGGTGCTGTTGGGTATGCTGCCGTGGGCGGTGATGCGCGCCGTCACGGACCAGGGTTCGGACGTTTACGATTTCGTGCGCAGCAGCCGTTTCATTGTCGTACACGGCACTCGGAACCCTTGCACGGCGTTCAATCGGTATCTGCCGTCGGTGGACGTGGCGTTTATCCTGTTCACGCTTGCGCCACTCGCCGTTGTTGCGACGGCATATTGCTTATTCAACATCGGCACCTGGTTCGCGCTTCTGTCGACAGTGCGCGATCGTTTGCTTCCGCCGCGCAATCCGTCGGTAGCCAGCCGCGGTACCATGGCCGCGGCCCTGATGGTCCTGGTCATTGCCGCCGACGGATTCATGATCGGCGCGTTTCACGTGCTGATGGTTTGGCTCATGGTCGCGGGCCTCGTCCATGCCAGCCGCGGACGCGATTGGAAAGGGGGCGCGCTGCTGGGCGTCGCCACCTGGATCAAATTGCTCCCCGTGATCGGCGTCGGCTACTTGCTGCTCAAGCGCAAATGGAAGGCAGCACTCATCGCGCTGGCCGTCGTCGCGGCGATTGATATCCCTCTCTCGCTGGCCGCGTTCGGCTGGCAGGGAACATGGCATGAACACGCCGCTTTCCTGCACGGCGGTGCCATGGGCACGCTGCAGGACCAGATGCACGGCGAAGCCTGGATCGACGAAGATCGCATCACCAACCAATCCACGATCGTCGTTCTGCGCCGCCTGCTCACGGCCCGCGCCGGACAGACCAGCATGGCCGTTGCCGATCTCTCGCCGCAGGGGCTGTCGATCGTGACGGGCTGCGTGCTCGCGGGATTGGCGGCCGGAATCGCGACCTTGCTGCGGCGCCCCGGCGCGGCGCTTTCACAAGAGGAGTGGGCCGGCGAGATCGCCTTGCTGCTGCTCGGTACCGTGTGGTTCTCGCCGGTCGTGTGGAGCTACCATTTGACCGCCGTTCTGCCGGCGCTGGCCGTCATCATGGCGCAGGACCGCTACGAAGCTCCAAAGCAAATCGTCACCATTGCCTGGATCGTCGGGCTGGCGCTCTTTGCAGTGCCGCTGGGGCGCGCGGCCGGGCATATGCTGTTGACTTCGTACTTGATTGGCGCGGTCCTGCTCTGGACTCTCTCGAGCCGCGGCCAGTTGGCGCCCATGGCTGTTGGCCTGAGCTTCGGGCTTCGCGGTCCGCGCCGACCCGCGCATCACCGGCCGCGTGGCGCATTCGCGACGTCGCGCGACTCGGGCGCTAAATCGCCGAGCTCTGCAACGCCGGAAATCTTCCTGGTAGGCTAG
- a CDS encoding sigma-54 dependent transcriptional regulator, which yields MLNDTQTAPTDGVHAVNCGKSVDWVLGRNAVVRRIAQHAERVAEVQCSCLIWGETGTGKELWASLIHASGSRAGKPFIPVNCAALTPTLAESQLFGHERGAFTGAAGSSLGVFRAASGGVVFLDEIGEMPLDLQPKLLRVLQQREVTPVGASRPVKIDVQVIAATNRNLEKEVIDGRFREDLYYRLNMVELRVPALRQRPEDIPEFIEFFSDRFASRYGRPLWQPDSEMLQKFCEFPWPGNIRQLAQVIEQSYVLDCVPVLPESSTIRREQTLALPFLNLERLRNESIRQALRVTRGHKGRAAKLLGVHPNTLTRLLSRFEVSLSIPEAGDGELQ from the coding sequence ATGCTTAATGACACTCAAACCGCGCCCACGGATGGGGTGCACGCAGTAAACTGCGGCAAATCGGTCGATTGGGTACTCGGCCGTAATGCGGTAGTGCGACGCATAGCTCAGCACGCCGAACGCGTCGCTGAAGTCCAATGCAGTTGCCTCATTTGGGGTGAGACGGGCACGGGCAAAGAACTCTGGGCCAGCCTGATCCACGCTTCCGGCAGCCGCGCCGGGAAACCCTTCATCCCCGTCAATTGCGCGGCGCTGACGCCGACGCTGGCGGAAAGTCAGTTATTCGGTCACGAACGCGGGGCGTTCACGGGCGCCGCGGGCAGCTCGCTCGGTGTTTTCCGCGCGGCCAGCGGCGGCGTGGTATTCCTCGACGAGATCGGCGAAATGCCGCTCGACTTGCAGCCGAAGCTCCTACGCGTCTTGCAACAACGCGAGGTGACCCCGGTCGGCGCTTCACGTCCGGTGAAAATCGACGTACAAGTCATTGCAGCGACGAATCGCAATCTCGAAAAAGAGGTGATCGACGGCCGGTTTCGCGAAGACCTCTACTACCGATTGAACATGGTCGAGCTGCGCGTGCCGGCGTTGCGACAGCGGCCCGAGGATATCCCGGAGTTCATCGAGTTCTTCTCGGACCGATTCGCGAGCCGTTATGGCCGCCCTCTTTGGCAACCCGACAGCGAAATGCTGCAGAAGTTTTGCGAATTCCCCTGGCCGGGCAATATTCGGCAACTCGCGCAGGTCATCGAGCAGTCGTATGTGCTCGATTGCGTGCCAGTTTTGCCCGAGTCGTCGACGATCCGCCGCGAGCAGACGCTAGCCCTACCCTTTTTGAACCTGGAACGATTGCGCAACGAATCGATCCGACAGGCATTGCGCGTCACCCGTGGACATAAAGGGCGCGCGGCAAAACTGCTGGGAGTTCACCCCAACACGCTGACGCGGCTGCTCAGCCGCTTCGAGGTGTCGCTGAGTATCCCCGAAGCCGGTGATGGGGAACTGCAATGA
- a CDS encoding amino acid permease, giving the protein MNRTNRESDLPPVLGFFSAVTLVVGGVIGSGIFLKPSQVAAATDGYVGLILTLWIVLGVVNLCGALALAELSAMFPRSGGSYLFLREAYGALWAFSWAWAEFCIIRSGSIATLAAAMAITIGEFATATGFAIDAGTERLFSIASIVLLAAINIVGTRWGGAVQNLTTVIKGAFVVFLAVLPFVALESNAVDLGRLFPHAMSAGLLAGIGSAVSGIMWAYDGWANLPIVAEEVREPARNVPRALILGILLLIVLYTGANLAYHLTLPASEIATAKATAVTAAEKLIPNFGGKLTMAMLAVSIFGALNANILTGPRVLFAAARDHEFLGPMRRVDPRFGTPAIAIAALSAWATLLIVLGDFYPDPDKRLYDVLSDYCIFGAALFYLAAVVAVFVLRRSRPAAPRPYRAWGYPLLPAVFVGAYILVLSSMFWAAPVECSIGLLLIAVGMAVFAVARRLSNER; this is encoded by the coding sequence ATGAACAGAACGAATCGGGAATCGGATCTGCCACCGGTGCTGGGATTCTTCTCAGCGGTCACTCTCGTCGTGGGCGGGGTGATCGGTTCGGGGATCTTCCTCAAGCCCAGCCAGGTGGCGGCGGCGACCGATGGCTACGTCGGACTGATTCTCACGCTATGGATCGTGCTCGGCGTCGTGAATCTCTGCGGAGCGCTGGCGCTGGCCGAACTTTCGGCGATGTTTCCGCGCTCCGGCGGCTCGTATCTCTTTCTCCGCGAGGCCTACGGGGCTCTTTGGGCTTTCAGTTGGGCATGGGCCGAGTTCTGCATTATTCGCAGTGGCAGCATTGCCACGCTCGCCGCCGCGATGGCGATTACGATCGGGGAATTCGCTACGGCGACCGGCTTCGCGATCGACGCAGGCACGGAGCGGCTGTTTTCCATCGCGAGCATCGTCCTCTTGGCAGCGATCAATATCGTTGGCACGCGATGGGGCGGCGCCGTGCAAAATCTGACGACTGTCATCAAGGGAGCCTTCGTCGTTTTTCTCGCGGTGCTCCCCTTTGTGGCGCTGGAGTCGAACGCGGTCGACTTGGGGCGGCTGTTTCCGCACGCGATGAGCGCTGGACTGCTGGCCGGCATCGGCAGCGCCGTCTCGGGCATCATGTGGGCTTATGACGGTTGGGCCAATCTTCCGATCGTGGCCGAAGAAGTGCGCGAGCCCGCGCGCAATGTGCCCCGTGCATTGATCTTGGGAATCCTGTTGTTGATCGTGCTCTATACGGGCGCGAACCTGGCCTACCATCTCACGCTGCCCGCTAGCGAAATCGCCACCGCCAAGGCGACGGCCGTGACGGCGGCCGAGAAGCTGATTCCGAATTTCGGCGGCAAGCTCACCATGGCCATGCTGGCCGTGTCGATTTTCGGTGCCCTCAACGCCAACATACTCACGGGGCCTCGCGTGCTCTTCGCCGCGGCGCGCGATCACGAGTTTCTCGGCCCCATGCGCCGCGTAGATCCGCGCTTTGGAACGCCGGCCATCGCCATCGCGGCGTTGTCGGCATGGGCCACGCTCTTGATCGTGCTCGGCGATTTTTATCCCGATCCCGACAAGCGCTTGTACGACGTGCTGAGCGACTATTGCATCTTTGGCGCGGCACTTTTCTATCTGGCCGCGGTGGTGGCGGTATTCGTGCTGCGGCGCTCCCGGCCTGCGGCGCCGCGCCCCTATCGCGCGTGGGGCTATCCGTTGCTGCCGGCGGTTTTCGTGGGGGCCTACATACTGGTTCTTTCCAGCATGTTTTGGGCGGCGCCGGTGGAATGCAGCATCGGGCTCCTTCTCATCGCGGTGGGCATGGCGGTTTTCGCGGTCGCACGACGCCTCTCAAACGAGCGTTGA